In a single window of the Corynebacterium mustelae genome:
- a CDS encoding tape measure protein yields MGAELGVGYISIVPEVSKISPGIAKALGDSAAQADPAGRSIGEKLSGGLVTTLKAGALAGGAAAGGVLATAITKGFGRLTGIENAQASLRGLGHDAQSVQTIMDNALASVKGTAFGLQDAAQVAAQVVAAGVKPGQELEQVLKTVGDTAQIAGASMGEMGTIFGSVAARGKLQGDDMLQLMSRGVPVLQLLSAEMGKTSAEISDMVSAGKVDFATFEAAMRRGMGGAALEAGETFKGAAANVGAALGRLGATALTPFFDATKTGMNSATEGIDALNAKIKPTAERLASFITGTVVPGFEQGKAALEGFAKSPEFQSGLGQAKGLLTDFTGLAKELAPTVVNVGSALGQASAALGVSSWDIFVATLKIAGSALHSVAGPLESVSGFLSDHPGLVAAAITAWTGFKTIPGIVDRVASVIGPHKESLAGLASGVSELKDYYAGTGRQISTFGATMQYAATSSNTALAGMATAYTNAANSGESFAKTTGVVAAGMSGMRSAVGGVLNLFGGPWGLAFIAAGAAITSLSLANDRATEAQELLATSASRAASAQVELMAAVAGTTGALNDQATKAAEQFAEAYTAKFLAVGEALDGFISKDPTKTFSERMQMTGYELAKHDQELQATREAYDQLKASGSEFGIKIGDIGKVVAEGGDNYKALIADLRESGEAGVHAADKLEATRAELDRIIEAARRVDPAAAQAAAGIDVLGDSSSSAEDKLKALESVLQAMGLAPKDAEKAMMDAAASVDEIVAKAEEASRPLNELGENLGDIGNGKLDPANASARDLAAGLNELREQLVNVAVNGGDIQGAFDNMQPALDALGREFGLTSEQVAKLAESYGLVPDVIETAVKVEAGSVSAELLEVYAALRPLEEGATVEVSAVSDQALRVLEDLGIKVEETPDGKNIVLTGTNDDALAKLLQTSNEMTRVHEQKVEPKISVDNTAAISGVNKVIAALTSIPATKVVSIVANRIGDWFTGSSSSQPGRAFGGRLPETGPGTDRVDGFLGVDHRGMPIARVDAGEWVINRRSSAKYDRELAAINRGTFPKIPGYVNGGIVTAREIDRYAHGEAVRGAKASRSLEGSPYVFGGVNWGDCSSTAGQLASFAIGKPTTGRVFATGTQRAWADKNGFIRGIGGNGTFTMGWLNGGRGGGHTSVTVRDHSGITRSYEMGGGRGNGQIGGRAASASHPQYTDHAYVPLAKDGGGAPGKGAGAGDFVATSVDGFVTGGGRSVSFGEASNLYEDALKHIKRVGVFDTGGILNHLGLAFNASGRPERILDPDMTVEFEKALKVIPESARSLDKTAKVYEKIAVSEGRTFGGEFISNAGVVRDAEQGLLETRRAVAEELEEVGEKERKLKAAREELRKIEAEGKGGLTKQDRRKIADAEEAVAKARKSGKADKIAAAEKRLARAREDVGDRLEKSSDKNAKAVKAAQEKVNKATDALADAQEKAADQAHRLEAAERAVTASRFVAVQQIIEKVSGGISAGFTRISEFLGEMAKLAEIVERTRQEVSKLQMQQQTNEAARIKSLQDLQLKEMDTQRTRYRGVLAILKAEAEVEKARGLAAKRGSTSIEAMSGAMDRFRRTGVFSVETVAQSVVDNSKEVRAAEWAVKVTRAQTALESLEAAHGQRLAQLAVAEATLTQASAAKLLHAHTEALQQQAQMLYGLSSNQLSGASKGFSGIGQVAGGVGTFFAGLAAAAAGFATAGPLGAIPGVLMAFKGISSIAKGSIDIHTNRKEIGETWGKLGHGERAAIVLGSLGAAGGGIAGALATEKYGPEAAKAGSEVGAAFTELTLGSLEHSIKSRIEKSARDAEDRIKKIQLETDQSSLKLALDQASEKLKHAREKDRLEAELEYAKLQELLVKSDSEREKAALRAAAEIEKSRAAAAATGAEHTEQFRRMNTLLEELVRLSKEPRQAQSTPVSAASSRITGLQYATSKLGG; encoded by the coding sequence ATGGGTGCTGAACTCGGCGTGGGCTATATTTCGATCGTGCCTGAGGTGTCGAAAATCAGCCCGGGCATTGCTAAAGCCTTGGGCGATTCGGCTGCGCAGGCTGATCCGGCTGGCCGTAGCATTGGTGAGAAACTGTCGGGTGGTTTGGTTACCACGCTGAAGGCTGGTGCGCTGGCTGGTGGCGCGGCTGCTGGTGGTGTGCTGGCGACGGCGATCACCAAGGGTTTCGGACGTTTGACCGGTATCGAGAACGCGCAGGCTTCTTTGCGCGGTCTTGGTCATGACGCCCAGTCTGTTCAGACCATCATGGATAACGCCCTCGCCTCGGTTAAGGGCACAGCTTTCGGGTTGCAGGACGCGGCGCAGGTGGCGGCCCAGGTTGTTGCTGCTGGTGTGAAACCAGGCCAGGAGTTGGAGCAGGTTCTGAAAACTGTGGGTGACACGGCACAGATCGCTGGTGCCTCCATGGGTGAAATGGGAACCATCTTCGGATCGGTTGCGGCGCGCGGCAAGCTTCAGGGCGATGACATGCTGCAGCTCATGTCTCGTGGTGTGCCCGTCTTGCAGCTTTTGTCGGCTGAGATGGGTAAAACCTCGGCTGAGATTTCCGACATGGTGTCTGCGGGCAAGGTGGACTTCGCCACCTTTGAGGCAGCTATGCGTAGAGGCATGGGCGGTGCCGCCCTTGAAGCTGGAGAGACGTTCAAGGGCGCTGCGGCGAACGTTGGTGCGGCACTGGGCCGTTTGGGTGCCACGGCGCTGACGCCGTTTTTTGACGCGACCAAGACGGGTATGAATTCTGCCACTGAGGGTATTGATGCACTGAATGCGAAGATCAAGCCTACGGCGGAGCGATTGGCGTCTTTCATCACTGGCACTGTTGTTCCTGGTTTCGAGCAGGGTAAGGCCGCCCTGGAGGGGTTTGCGAAAAGCCCCGAATTCCAAAGTGGTTTAGGCCAGGCGAAGGGGCTTTTGACCGACTTTACTGGGCTGGCCAAGGAGCTGGCACCGACTGTGGTTAACGTGGGCTCGGCATTAGGACAGGCGTCGGCTGCGTTGGGTGTATCCTCGTGGGATATCTTCGTAGCTACGTTGAAGATTGCTGGTTCTGCTTTGCATTCTGTTGCAGGGCCGTTGGAGTCTGTGAGCGGGTTTCTTTCTGACCATCCGGGGCTTGTGGCCGCAGCTATTACCGCTTGGACGGGTTTTAAGACCATCCCTGGAATAGTGGATCGGGTGGCGTCAGTCATCGGGCCACACAAGGAATCCTTGGCTGGTTTGGCTAGCGGGGTTAGTGAGCTTAAGGATTATTACGCTGGCACGGGGCGGCAGATTAGCACGTTTGGTGCCACTATGCAGTATGCGGCGACGTCTTCTAATACGGCGTTGGCGGGCATGGCCACGGCGTATACCAATGCGGCTAATTCGGGTGAGAGCTTTGCTAAGACTACCGGTGTGGTTGCGGCGGGCATGTCCGGCATGCGGTCCGCTGTAGGCGGAGTTCTTAACTTGTTCGGCGGCCCCTGGGGGTTGGCTTTTATCGCAGCCGGCGCTGCGATCACTTCGCTTTCTTTAGCTAATGATCGGGCTACGGAAGCCCAGGAGCTCCTGGCTACGTCCGCATCGCGGGCGGCTTCCGCACAGGTCGAGCTTATGGCCGCAGTCGCAGGTACGACGGGTGCGCTTAATGATCAGGCTACTAAAGCGGCGGAGCAATTCGCGGAGGCGTATACGGCTAAATTCCTCGCCGTGGGTGAAGCCCTAGATGGGTTTATTTCTAAAGACCCGACGAAAACCTTCAGTGAGCGTATGCAGATGACCGGCTACGAGCTGGCGAAGCACGATCAGGAGCTGCAGGCTACCCGTGAGGCGTACGACCAACTCAAGGCGTCTGGTTCTGAGTTTGGTATCAAAATCGGTGACATCGGCAAGGTTGTTGCCGAAGGCGGAGATAACTATAAGGCGCTTATCGCAGATCTGCGTGAATCCGGTGAGGCGGGTGTTCATGCGGCAGACAAGTTAGAGGCCACCCGGGCGGAGTTGGACCGCATAATTGAGGCGGCTCGCAGGGTAGATCCGGCTGCTGCGCAAGCAGCTGCGGGCATTGATGTTTTGGGTGATTCGTCGTCCTCGGCGGAAGATAAGTTGAAAGCTCTGGAATCCGTCTTACAGGCGATGGGCTTGGCACCGAAGGACGCTGAAAAGGCCATGATGGACGCAGCCGCTTCGGTGGACGAGATTGTGGCTAAGGCGGAGGAAGCGTCACGGCCGTTAAACGAGCTGGGTGAAAACCTGGGCGATATTGGTAACGGGAAGCTAGACCCGGCTAATGCGTCTGCGCGTGATTTAGCTGCGGGGTTGAACGAACTGCGGGAGCAGCTGGTGAATGTCGCTGTAAACGGTGGCGACATTCAGGGCGCTTTCGACAATATGCAGCCTGCATTGGACGCGCTTGGGCGGGAATTCGGCTTGACGTCGGAGCAGGTGGCCAAGCTGGCCGAGTCCTACGGGCTGGTGCCCGATGTGATCGAAACGGCGGTTAAGGTCGAAGCAGGCAGTGTTTCGGCGGAGCTTCTGGAGGTGTACGCGGCGCTGCGTCCCCTCGAAGAGGGGGCGACCGTTGAGGTAAGCGCGGTTAGCGATCAAGCCCTTCGGGTTTTGGAAGACCTTGGCATCAAGGTGGAGGAAACTCCGGACGGCAAGAACATTGTTTTGACCGGTACTAATGATGATGCTTTGGCTAAGCTCTTGCAAACGTCGAATGAAATGACGCGCGTTCATGAACAGAAGGTGGAGCCGAAGATCAGCGTAGACAATACTGCGGCGATATCCGGAGTGAATAAAGTCATCGCAGCACTGACCAGCATTCCCGCGACTAAGGTTGTGTCGATCGTCGCTAACCGAATTGGGGACTGGTTTACCGGGTCGAGTTCGTCTCAACCTGGCCGTGCTTTTGGCGGCCGCCTGCCTGAGACGGGGCCTGGTACTGACCGGGTTGATGGGTTCCTCGGCGTAGACCACCGGGGTATGCCGATAGCCCGTGTTGATGCAGGCGAGTGGGTCATCAACCGCCGTTCGTCGGCAAAATATGACCGTGAGCTAGCCGCCATCAACCGAGGCACATTCCCGAAGATCCCCGGCTACGTTAACGGCGGTATCGTTACCGCCAGGGAGATCGACCGATATGCTCACGGTGAAGCGGTTCGGGGCGCTAAAGCCTCACGGTCGCTGGAGGGCTCGCCGTATGTGTTCGGCGGGGTTAACTGGGGCGACTGCTCCAGCACTGCGGGACAGCTAGCTAGCTTTGCTATCGGTAAGCCCACAACTGGGCGTGTTTTTGCGACCGGTACGCAGCGGGCTTGGGCGGATAAGAACGGCTTTATTCGCGGTATCGGTGGTAACGGCACGTTCACCATGGGTTGGCTGAATGGTGGCCGAGGCGGCGGGCACACGTCAGTAACTGTACGAGACCATAGCGGTATCACCAGGTCGTACGAGATGGGCGGAGGTCGTGGGAATGGCCAGATCGGCGGGCGGGCTGCTTCGGCGTCACACCCGCAGTACACCGACCACGCGTACGTCCCCCTTGCGAAAGACGGAGGTGGGGCACCGGGTAAGGGTGCGGGTGCGGGTGATTTCGTTGCCACCAGCGTGGACGGGTTCGTTACAGGCGGTGGCCGGAGTGTGTCGTTCGGTGAGGCCAGCAACCTCTACGAAGACGCGCTGAAACACATTAAACGCGTTGGTGTATTCGACACCGGCGGTATCCTGAATCACCTCGGATTGGCGTTTAATGCGTCTGGACGTCCGGAGCGTATCCTCGACCCGGATATGACTGTGGAGTTTGAAAAAGCCCTGAAGGTCATACCGGAGTCGGCGCGGAGCCTGGATAAAACCGCGAAGGTGTACGAAAAAATCGCCGTATCTGAAGGGCGAACCTTCGGCGGGGAATTCATCAGCAACGCGGGCGTGGTTCGGGACGCGGAACAGGGCCTGCTGGAAACACGCCGGGCTGTGGCTGAAGAGCTGGAGGAAGTGGGCGAGAAGGAGCGGAAGCTCAAAGCAGCCCGCGAGGAGCTCCGGAAAATCGAAGCCGAGGGCAAAGGCGGGCTGACGAAGCAGGACCGGCGGAAAATCGCCGACGCGGAGGAAGCTGTCGCTAAGGCCCGTAAGAGCGGTAAAGCCGACAAAATCGCGGCGGCGGAGAAGCGGCTGGCTCGCGCCCGTGAAGATGTTGGTGACCGGCTGGAGAAATCGTCCGATAAGAACGCCAAGGCGGTTAAGGCGGCGCAGGAGAAGGTCAATAAGGCCACTGATGCGCTGGCGGATGCGCAGGAGAAGGCTGCGGATCAGGCCCACCGGCTGGAAGCGGCGGAACGGGCAGTCACCGCCTCGCGGTTTGTTGCGGTGCAGCAGATCATCGAGAAGGTTTCTGGTGGTATTTCTGCTGGGTTTACTCGGATTTCCGAGTTCCTCGGTGAAATGGCGAAGCTCGCCGAGATCGTGGAGCGCACCCGGCAGGAAGTCTCGAAGCTGCAGATGCAGCAGCAGACGAACGAAGCGGCGCGTATCAAGAGCCTTCAAGATTTACAGCTGAAGGAGATGGACACGCAGCGCACCCGCTATAGGGGTGTGTTGGCGATTCTTAAGGCTGAAGCTGAGGTTGAGAAGGCTCGTGGGCTCGCTGCGAAGCGGGGCTCTACGTCGATTGAGGCGATGTCTGGGGCGATGGACCGGTTCCGTCGTACCGGTGTGTTCTCTGTGGAGACGGTCGCACAGTCGGTGGTGGATAACTCGAAGGAAGTGCGGGCTGCGGAGTGGGCTGTTAAGGTCACCCGTGCGCAGACTGCTCTGGAGTCCTTGGAGGCTGCCCACGGGCAAAGGTTAGCGCAGCTAGCGGTTGCGGAGGCCACCCTGACGCAGGCCTCTGCGGCAAAGCTGTTGCATGCGCACACGGAAGCGCTACAGCAGCAAGCCCAAATGCTGTACGGGTTGTCATCGAATCAGCTGTCAGGTGCGTCTAAAGGCTTTAGTGGCATCGGCCAGGTTGCTGGCGGTGTGGGTACGTTCTTCGCAGGTCTGGCAGCTGCAGCGGCTGGTTTCGCCACGGCTGGGCCGCTGGGGGCAATCCCTGGTGTGCTCATGGCGTTCAAGGGGATCAGCTCCATCGCTAAGGGATCGATCGATATTCACACCAACCGTAAGGAGATCGGCGAGACGTGGGGCAAGCTCGGACATGGTGAGCGCGCCGCAATCGTTTTAGGGTCTCTCGGTGCGGCTGGTGGCGGTATCGCGGGTGCGCTGGCGACGGAGAAGTACGGACCCGAGGCTGCTAAGGCCGGGTCTGAGGTTGGTGCTGCGTTCACGGAGCTGACCCTCGGTTCCCTGGAGCACTCGATTAAATCCCGGATCGAAAAATCGGCACGCGACGCCGAGGACCGTATTAAGAAAATCCAGCTGGAGACCGACCAAAGTTCGCTTAAGTTGGCGTTGGATCAGGCGTCGGAGAAGTTGAAGCATGCGCGTGAGAAGGACCGCCTGGAAGCGGAGCTTGAGTATGCGAAACTTCAAGAGCTTCTGGTGAAGTCGGACTCGGAGCGGGAGAAGGCAGCGTTGCGGGCGGCTGCGGAGATTGAGAAGTCCCGAGCCGCGGCAGCTGCGACGGGTGCGGAGCACACGGAGCAGTTTAGGCGCATGAACACCTTGCTTGAGGAGCTGGTGCGGCTATCGAAAGAACCCCGACAGGCACAGTCCACCCCGGTTAGTGCTGCGTCGTCTCGTATCACGGGGTTGCAGTATGCAACATCGAAGTTAGGAGGTTAG
- a CDS encoding VG15 protein, with the protein MARDLVAEREYQRSLDMLRILAQRDFVAWWEQAYRLGVLERQKQAVELLHAVASQYGEQAAYAAADYLFRSRQLDDVLARLDYPEVADPAGLEQAEASFGWALNTSRKEGVLDVELAKRKLAGVLNRLVLQPARETVAEATRVAGTRFARVPQPGACNFCLMLASRGDVYSEKTVLQRSRGGSYHDNCSCLAIEVQTPADLPVINQQLEELWAESTAGVSGSQAQRDAFAAAVQERRSRVDVTQQRASINVRNQARLARKVENERGNEAPAWVPSDAVLVEAKPKYATRVPSSRKTVSELLDLGLVDHPSVRRKGGLSKSEREAEEKEVSAVKVLEGALGGSDGVYRVARAQEIGLEGVKTPDFVVLGESVDIKTLDSIGGIKNRLRGASQQAEYAVFDARGLEVTAEKITENLIKAVDKQGHVVRGILVISNVGNFYWKGEK; encoded by the coding sequence TTGGCTAGGGATCTGGTTGCGGAGCGGGAGTATCAGCGGTCTTTGGATATGCTTCGGATTCTGGCGCAGCGTGACTTTGTTGCGTGGTGGGAGCAGGCGTATCGTTTGGGTGTTTTGGAGCGGCAGAAGCAGGCTGTGGAGCTGTTGCATGCGGTAGCGTCGCAGTATGGTGAGCAGGCGGCGTATGCTGCGGCGGATTATTTGTTTCGGTCGCGGCAGCTGGATGATGTGCTGGCACGTCTTGATTATCCTGAGGTGGCTGATCCAGCTGGTTTGGAGCAGGCGGAGGCGTCGTTTGGGTGGGCGTTGAACACGTCTCGTAAGGAGGGTGTTCTTGATGTGGAGTTGGCGAAGCGTAAGTTGGCTGGGGTTTTGAATCGTCTGGTTTTGCAGCCCGCTCGTGAGACTGTTGCGGAGGCAACAAGGGTGGCGGGCACCAGGTTTGCTAGGGTGCCTCAGCCTGGGGCGTGTAATTTTTGTTTGATGTTGGCATCTCGCGGTGATGTGTATTCGGAGAAGACTGTTTTGCAGCGGTCCCGTGGCGGGTCTTATCACGATAATTGTTCGTGTTTGGCGATCGAGGTGCAGACTCCGGCGGATTTACCGGTGATTAATCAGCAGTTGGAGGAGTTGTGGGCGGAGTCTACGGCGGGGGTTTCTGGGTCGCAGGCTCAGCGGGATGCTTTCGCGGCGGCGGTGCAGGAACGTCGGTCTAGAGTCGACGTTACACAGCAGCGCGCTAGTATAAATGTTCGGAACCAGGCGCGGTTGGCTAGGAAGGTTGAGAACGAGAGGGGTAATGAGGCTCCGGCCTGGGTACCGTCAGATGCTGTTCTGGTTGAGGCAAAGCCTAAATACGCGACTAGGGTTCCTAGTTCTAGGAAAACCGTGAGTGAGCTCTTGGATTTGGGGCTAGTTGACCACCCAAGTGTTCGGCGAAAGGGTGGGCTTTCTAAAAGTGAACGGGAGGCTGAAGAAAAGGAAGTTTCTGCGGTTAAGGTATTAGAAGGTGCTCTAGGCGGTTCGGATGGCGTTTATCGTGTGGCTCGGGCGCAGGAGATAGGTTTGGAGGGTGTGAAGACCCCGGACTTTGTGGTTTTGGGTGAATCAGTCGATATTAAGACGCTCGATTCTATCGGAGGTATTAAGAACCGGCTCCGTGGGGCGTCCCAGCAGGCTGAGTACGCGGTATTCGATGCGAGGGGTTTGGAAGTGACCGCTGAAAAGATAACGGAAAATTTGATAAAGGCTGTGGATAAGCAAGGCCACGTGGTACGTGGTATTTTAGTTATTAGCAACGTCGGTAACTTTTATTGGAAAGGAGAGAAATGA
- a CDS encoding glycoside hydrolase domain-containing protein: MIDYSAGVPPAATVAHAGHIGAVRYVSPPRAGAEWMRGKPIHPPEAHDYHRTGLKLAFVWQYGKEADADVLRGYEGGKADARAAQKQLDELGYSQQPVFFAVDFDITLAQWNDVAVHYFRGAAEVLGKNRVGIYGHSRVCHWAGPDDGVVAQVAPGRWLCWVTRAWSRGERGDGYAVLYQHTLDVPLAGADLRIDVSDVLHDEWGWRPLPALQEQPKEVVVPDQGFDTDRRDVITFGRPTAGTKRIIITHTSENNFGTPALNVLNYQARMRNGSYHRMIDEVNGVANILLANSDDWQVWATGNKGNDIALHVCVIGWAKTTREEWLEHPALLYALARVYAFWSRKYDIPLRKLSREELAREEPGVAGHLEAQVWGNTDHWDPGYHLPYDVVLEMARKINSAPAAQLEREDTFMEAIMSNKIQSLINPEKEFDAPFFFGLQDRMAWENRKLLEGLYGVLGLDAEATIANAVANDLAGIPFAGAVPAAKKAAPISTRKEK, from the coding sequence GTGATCGATTACTCTGCCGGGGTGCCGCCCGCTGCGACGGTCGCACACGCGGGCCATATCGGGGCAGTCCGGTATGTATCACCACCTCGCGCGGGGGCTGAATGGATGCGTGGTAAGCCGATTCACCCACCCGAGGCGCATGACTATCATCGCACCGGGTTGAAGTTGGCTTTCGTGTGGCAGTACGGCAAGGAAGCTGATGCGGATGTGTTGCGTGGCTATGAGGGCGGTAAGGCGGATGCGCGTGCCGCGCAGAAGCAGCTAGATGAGCTTGGATACAGTCAGCAACCGGTGTTTTTCGCGGTTGATTTCGACATCACCCTAGCCCAGTGGAATGACGTTGCGGTCCATTATTTCCGGGGTGCTGCTGAGGTGCTGGGAAAAAACCGGGTTGGTATCTATGGACACTCTCGTGTGTGCCATTGGGCGGGCCCTGATGATGGTGTGGTGGCGCAGGTGGCGCCGGGGCGGTGGCTGTGCTGGGTGACGCGTGCGTGGAGCCGTGGAGAGCGTGGTGATGGCTATGCGGTGTTGTATCAGCACACGCTGGATGTGCCGCTTGCTGGTGCTGATCTGCGTATTGATGTTTCCGATGTTTTACACGATGAGTGGGGGTGGCGTCCGCTGCCAGCCCTGCAAGAACAACCGAAGGAGGTTGTCGTGCCTGACCAAGGTTTTGATACGGATCGCCGTGACGTGATCACGTTCGGTCGGCCAACTGCGGGTACTAAGCGCATCATCATTACGCACACGTCGGAGAATAACTTTGGTACTCCGGCGTTGAATGTTCTGAATTATCAGGCGCGTATGCGTAATGGTTCGTATCACCGCATGATTGATGAGGTGAACGGGGTGGCCAATATTTTGCTTGCCAATTCCGATGACTGGCAGGTGTGGGCTACTGGCAATAAGGGTAATGACATTGCGCTGCATGTGTGCGTGATTGGGTGGGCGAAGACTACTCGTGAGGAGTGGCTGGAGCACCCTGCGTTGTTGTATGCGTTGGCGCGTGTGTATGCGTTTTGGTCGCGGAAGTATGACATTCCGTTGCGAAAGCTATCACGGGAGGAACTGGCTCGTGAGGAGCCGGGCGTGGCTGGGCACTTGGAGGCTCAGGTGTGGGGGAATACCGATCACTGGGATCCGGGGTATCACCTGCCGTATGACGTGGTGCTGGAGATGGCACGCAAGATTAACAGCGCTCCTGCTGCTCAACTGGAGCGTGAAGATACATTTATGGAGGCAATTATGAGCAATAAGATTCAATCGCTGATCAACCCGGAGAAGGAGTTCGACGCTCCGTTTTTCTTTGGTCTGCAAGACCGCATGGCGTGGGAGAACCGCAAGCTCTTAGAGGGTTTGTATGGCGTCCTTGGGCTTGATGCGGAAGCGACCATTGCGAACGCGGTTGCTAATGATCTTGCTGGGATCCCATTCGCGGGTGCTGTGCCAGCAGCCAAGAAGGCAGCACCCATTTCTACTCGGAAGGAGAAGTAA
- a CDS encoding major capsid protein, whose product MRLWTDLVSPYELTMVARKTVEQDTKNVKSLARFFPAELHEGMKYDLKKYRTGSGGAAMFRAYDAETSIGRSQGGTQTTVKLPALGRKTHVSEYDELVANAYGGDNSRLKDIIGREAMANARAVAERMELARGELLATGKLTIDEDGFKAVVDFGRDSRLSVEAGTKWDSTDSAKAFTDLEALRNAYEDVNGFRCGTMLVSRKVMGLLQRSDEIRRMFPNTQGLVSRADIQALFDSHDLPRIEVFDSRIEDENGNFVRVIDEKTVVFLPDADEGRLGTQVGRTVWGRTLEASDTRYKVLGSELAAPGVVAGAYKNEDPQSTWVRSAAIGMPMFDDANWAATLKVLA is encoded by the coding sequence ATGCGGCTATGGACTGATCTGGTGTCCCCTTATGAGCTGACTATGGTGGCTCGTAAGACGGTGGAGCAGGATACTAAAAACGTTAAGTCGCTGGCGCGGTTTTTCCCAGCGGAGCTTCATGAGGGCATGAAGTACGATCTGAAAAAGTACCGTACGGGCTCCGGCGGCGCGGCGATGTTCCGTGCGTATGATGCGGAGACATCCATCGGCCGGTCGCAGGGTGGTACGCAGACCACCGTCAAGCTTCCGGCGTTGGGGCGTAAGACGCATGTGTCCGAGTATGACGAGCTGGTCGCTAATGCGTACGGTGGTGATAATTCCCGGTTGAAGGACATCATCGGGCGCGAGGCCATGGCTAATGCGCGAGCAGTTGCTGAGCGCATGGAGCTGGCTCGGGGTGAGCTTTTGGCTACCGGTAAGCTGACCATCGACGAGGATGGCTTTAAGGCCGTTGTTGATTTCGGTCGGGATAGCCGCCTGTCGGTGGAGGCCGGCACGAAGTGGGATTCCACCGACAGCGCTAAAGCGTTTACTGACTTGGAGGCGTTGCGTAACGCTTACGAGGATGTGAACGGTTTCCGATGCGGCACTATGTTGGTGTCCCGTAAGGTGATGGGCCTATTGCAGCGGTCGGATGAGATTCGGAGAATGTTCCCGAATACTCAGGGTTTGGTGAGTCGGGCGGATATTCAGGCGTTGTTTGATTCGCATGATTTGCCGCGTATTGAGGTTTTTGATTCTCGGATCGAGGACGAGAACGGCAACTTTGTTCGCGTTATTGACGAGAAGACGGTGGTTTTCTTGCCAGATGCGGATGAGGGTCGTTTGGGTACTCAGGTGGGTCGTACCGTGTGGGGTCGCACTTTGGAGGCGTCGGACACTCGGTATAAGGTTCTGGGTTCTGAGTTGGCTGCTCCGGGTGTGGTTGCTGGTGCGTATAAGAATGAGGATCCACAGTCTACGTGGGTTCGGTCGGCTGCGATTGGTATGCCGATGTTTGATGACGCGAACTGGGCGGCCACATTGAAGGTTTTGGCCTAG
- a CDS encoding phage portal protein — MSRVEDIENGLLGQLRSQLQLHRPKNQRQWRFYDGKEAVKNLGIAIPHSMVGVEAVMGWPEIIVDALSERIQWEGWTTTSGESEFLRSLWLGSDLADQFNRVKLDALCTGVGFMAFTSAEDAAEEAVTGPVIATAVSSQDATFMWDGRRNRVRAAYSEQTLESGALLRRLYLPSGTWFVEELNGAEERRWVPHDHDRCNLVAFPNQLRAGEYLGRSEITSTIRYYTQHGMRTILGMEYNREIYTTPQKYMINVLLDQVGIDPEAPADVQRQQGMRAAMTKALVIEPVDPDEWGPGGPPKPEVGQFTAAPPTPYIEELRMVAQLVSAQSGVPATYLGFTHDNPPSADAIRASEARLVKRAEDRQKAFGRVLQRDVAYLCHAIGKRAVPESSFVASVVPLWRDPSTPTLASSVDAAVKLVQAGIAPPGSEVVWDMIGLSTQQRETLKREFAELRAAQRASSLLEAVRATQVSEDVTSLARANRPVGESGLG, encoded by the coding sequence ATGAGTCGGGTAGAAGACATTGAGAATGGACTTCTTGGCCAGTTGCGGTCGCAGCTGCAGCTGCATAGGCCGAAGAATCAGCGGCAGTGGCGGTTTTACGACGGCAAGGAGGCCGTTAAGAATCTTGGTATTGCTATCCCTCATTCGATGGTTGGTGTCGAGGCGGTTATGGGGTGGCCTGAGATCATCGTTGATGCGCTTTCGGAGCGTATTCAATGGGAGGGCTGGACTACCACTAGTGGGGAATCCGAATTTCTTCGGAGCCTGTGGCTGGGCTCGGATCTTGCTGACCAGTTCAACCGGGTGAAGCTGGACGCGCTTTGCACTGGCGTGGGTTTTATGGCGTTCACGAGTGCGGAGGATGCGGCTGAGGAGGCTGTTACGGGTCCAGTAATTGCTACGGCAGTGTCTTCGCAGGATGCCACGTTTATGTGGGATGGGCGCCGTAATCGGGTGCGGGCTGCGTATTCGGAGCAGACTCTGGAGTCCGGCGCGTTGCTTCGTCGGCTGTATTTGCCTTCGGGTACGTGGTTTGTGGAGGAGCTTAATGGTGCTGAGGAGCGCCGGTGGGTGCCACATGATCATGATCGGTGTAATCTCGTTGCTTTCCCTAACCAGCTTCGGGCTGGTGAGTACTTGGGTCGGTCGGAGATCACGTCTACAATTCGGTATTACACGCAGCATGGTATGCGCACCATTTTGGGTATGGAGTATAACCGGGAGATTTATACCACTCCGCAGAAGTACATGATTAATGTTCTTCTTGACCAGGTGGGCATTGACCCTGAGGCTCCTGCGGATGTGCAGCGCCAGCAGGGTATGCGGGCGGCGATGACGAAGGCGTTGGTTATCGAACCTGTGGATCCTGATGAGTGGGGTCCTGGGGGGCCGCCGAAGCCTGAGGTGGGTCAGTTTACGGCTGCGCCGCCTACGCCGTATATCGAGGAGTTACGTATGGTTGCGCAGCTGGTGTCGGCTCAGTCGGGGGTTCCTGCGACGTATTTGGGTTTCACGCATGATAATCCGCCGTCGGCTGATGCTATTCGGGCGTCTGAGGCGCGGTTGGTGAAGAGAGCTGAGGATAGGCAGAAGGCGTTTGGCCGTGTTTTGCAGCGCGATGTGGCGTATTTGTGCCATGCGATAGGTAAGCGGGCGGTTCCGGAGTCGTCGTTTGTTGCGTCGGTGGTTCCGCTGTGGCGTGATCCTTCTACTCCCACTTTGGCGTCCAGTGTGGATGCGGCTGTGAAGTTGGTTCAGGCGGGTATTGCGCCGCCGGGTTCTGAGGTTGTGTGGGACATGATAGGTCTGTCTACGCAGCAGCGGGAGACGCTGAAGCGTGAGTTTGCGGAGCTGCGGGCGGCGCAGCGGGCATCGTCGTTGTTGGAGGCGGTTCGCGCTACGCAGGTTTCGGAGGACGTGACTAGTCTGGCTCGGGCTAACCGTCCGGTGGGTGAGTCTGGTTTGGGCTGA